The DNA sequence GCTTAATGAAAACAGCATGTCAATTTCCTTTTGATTTCCAGTAAGCTCAATTATCTGAAGTGGATAGCCATAGTAGGCCAATAAGCCTGATTGCGTTTTGAATGTAACTTTACAGGCATTTTGATAGAGCATATTTTTGACATTGGCAGCAATGTCTGTACTGGTACTGTCTATGCAAAGTGCATTTGTGTCCCATGATCCTTTGGCATTGGATCGGATACATGTCATCAGCATAGTAATGCATAGACAGTAGGTGATTTTTGAAGACGTTAGTTTAAGCATTAGATTACACATCAAAAAAGTTGATTCTAAGGTTTAGCTGTCGAAAAAAAGTATTGTCCAAGGACAAAGAAAAAAGATAATTGATCTTCTAGAAACGCAATTTAATACAAATAATTAGCAATATAATACTAAAAAATCAGTAAATAATACCAATAATTATATTTTCTCAATATAAAGTGCAAAACGATGTCATTGAGAGAACGTCATATCCTGACTTATATTTGAACAATGGTGATTTGGATGGGTTGAATCATGGTATAATTGCAGAAGCCACATATAACTATAGACTGGATTATTAACACAAATGAACAGAATCAAGGATTTTTTAAATAGCAGCTATCTGAGTTTTGGATTCCGAATGACAGTTTCCATACTGATTCCTGTTATATGGGGATATTATCAAGGGTATCTGACACAAAGTATTGCCGTTTCTTTGGGAGTAGTTGCCACAGGTACATCAGATTCACCTGGTTCAATCTCTCAGAAAACAAAAGGGCTACTGTTTTCAATGCTCTACATATTCGTAAGTGTGGTATTGGTTGGTTGGGCATCGTCATTTCCTTGGTTCTTGAGTGTTGTACTTTTTGTACTATGCCTGTTTTATGGAATGTTTGCCATATTCGGTAACCGGGCTGCCGTGATCGGAAACTCAGTCCTATTGAGTGTTTGCTTCAGCCTGTCCCGTACCATGAGTTTTCAGCAGTCTGTTCAGTTTGCATCCCTATTGGTACTGGGTGGTTTGGTGTATTTACTTTTGACCGTTTTGCTATGGAGAATTAGACCCTTCAAAGCGGTGCAGCAGGCATTAGGAGCAGGGTATATGGAAGCTGGAAAATACCTCCATCTGAAAGCGTCATTTTATGATGAAGTGAAGCAAGAAGAGCCAAAGCAGCAGCAACTGATTCAGCAACAAGGAAAAGTGGCGGAGAGTGTTGACCATATTCGTGTATTGTTATTGAGTAGGCGATCGGCAATTCAGGGTACAACCCGAATCGGTAGGGCACTCGTTCATATGCTGCGGACATTGGTGGATATTCATGAAATGTCAATGGCTGTGCATAAGCATTATGACCAATTGTATGGTCAGTTTAAAGGGAAAGGTATCCTGATGGAGTACAAGTCCTTGCTCGAAGGGTTTGGAGATGAACTGATTTTGATTGGAAGGGCTATTGCCAATGCAGAACCTTATGAATTGACCAAGAATTATGATAATGAAATCAAGGGTATCAAGCAAAAGGTAGATGAGCTGAAGGATAAGGGAATTACGAAGGATGATGTTTCGGGTTTTTTGGCATTGAAGAACATATTGCGCAATTGTTCCCAATTGGCATTGATGCTCAAACAATGTGCTAACTATACACTCCTTGATGATGCTGACTTGCCTTCACAACACCCTTCATCTGACTTTTCAAGGTTTGTGCCTAGAAACAAGATAGGGTGGGAGGTGTTTTTCAATAACCTTAATATGAAGTCTATTCATTTTAGGCACGGACTTCGTCTAGGGATTACGGTTTCATTGACATACCTGTTTTGTTATATACTGAAAGTTCCTCAAGGGTATTGGGTGTTACTGACATTGATTGTCATTATGAAGCCCAGTTTCAGTATTACGAAGAAAAGAACAATACAACGGATTATCGGGACAGTAGTGGGGGGCGCTGTAGCAGTGTTACTTTTGGCTGTAGTACATGACAAAACCTTGATGCTGATGCTGATTGTCTCCTGTACCTTCGGGACGTTTGTCTTTATTGGTTATAACTATACAGTGGGGGTTATTTTTATTACGCCATTTGTCTTGATGCTTTTCAGTCTATTGGACCCTGCAGGGCACTCCCTGACCGCTGTAAGAATTGAGGATACACTGATTGGTGGTGCTATAGCATTTGCTTCAAGTTACCTGATCTTTCCAGCTTGGGAGTATCGAAATATGCCTGAACACTTGGCTAAAATTGTAAGAGCCAATAAAATGTATTTTGTTGAGGTGGTAAATTTATATACAGCAGAGCAGTTTTCTAAGGAGGAATATAAGCTTGTCAGAAAAGATGCCCATTTAAGTAATGCCAACCTTTCGGCAGCTTTTCAGAGTATGCTAAATGAGCCAGGGCACGTACAGCGAAATAAGACACAGGTATACGGTCTTGTTGTAATCAACCAGTCGCTTTCTGCGCATATTGCTACATTGGCAATCTACAGTGAAACGTTGGCAGATAAATATGCTTTTGAAGAGCTAAAACCTATAAAAGAATTTGTTGAGGAAAGCTTGAGCCATGTAGAACAAAGACTTCTTGGGAAAGAAGTGTCTTACAGAGGGGATAAATCAGAACTAGATGAGCCATTATTCAGATTAACGAATAAAATAGAAGAGTTAACAGATCTTCGAATGCAAGAGCTTCAAAAAGGTGGACATGAGACGCCTACCATGTATGAACTATCGGACTATTTATTGGTAAAAGACCAACTAAGCTATATTGTTCAGTTAACAGACGACTTGTACCATCTAAGTGCCAAGCTTTAGGTGGTGCCAACTCAATCCTGTTTGCGTAGACAGGCACAGTAAAAAGGTAATACATGGTAGAAGTACCTTTCCCAAATAGGGGTAAAGCCATTTTTTTTCAATATTTGGTCAGTATTTCGGGTCAGGTCACACCCCTCGGCAATGTAAAACCACAGAGGTTGAATTACTTTTTGAAAAGTGCCTTTCCAGCTATCCCTGTCATGGATATGTTCCAATACCAATAGCTTCCCATCAGGGTGAAGCCATTTTTTTGCTTTTTGAATGGCATCTTCGATATCTGGAATGGTGCATAAGACCAAAGTAAAAACAATAGCATCAAATCCACCTTCAGGAACATAATCCTCCAGTACATCATCTCCAATGGCAGCGTGTACAAGCGTTACATTGGTAATCACCTCTGCATTGATCTTGAATTTGGCATACCGAAGCATTTCTTTAGAAGGTTCGCATGCGATCACTTCAGCCTCACTATCATAAAACTGGAAGTTATTACCCGTACCTGCTCCAATTTCCAAGATATTACCCTTTTGCGTATAAAGTATTTTTTTGCGCCAACGGGCCAGTATTCGCTCCTCCATCGAATTCATAAAAGGGTTGTAGAGACTAGCGAAGATACGGGAGTAAAAAGAGTCAGGTTTTGCTTTATTTCTGTTGCACATATTTACTGTTTGATCGTGTTGTAATTGTGTTATTCGTTAGGTTAGGGTTGAGAAATCAGTGTTGGTCAAGGATTTTAAAGAGAGTACCTGTTTTTCATAATAACAATAAATTAATGGATTAAATTTTTTGTGATAAACCTAAATATATAGGTAATTAGCAGGCTGCTGAAGGAAAATGTTGACTGGGGTTTTTCTTCTGTTTTGACACAAACTTGGTCAGTATAACCAAACAACAACAACATAAACTACATCTTGACTATGAAAAACATAGCAGTAATCGGTTCAGGTACTATGGGCAATGGCATTGCTCACGTATTTGCACAACACGGATTCAATGTAAACCTGATCGATATTTCTGAGTCAGCGCTTGAAAAAGCTGTGGCAACGATTGCTAAAAACTTGGATAGACAGGTAGCGAAGGGAAAAATAGATGAAGCTACAAAAACCAATGCGCTTAATAATATCTCAACTTTTACCTTGATGGGAGAAGGGGTGAAAGATGCTGATTTGGTGGTGGAAGCAGCTACTGAAAATGTTGAAATCAAGCTGAATATTTTCCGTGATTTGGATAAGCTTTGTAAGCCTGAGGCAATTTTGGCATCTAACACATCTTCCATTTCTATTACAAAGATTGCCAGTGTGACTGAACGCCCTGAAAAAGTGATAGGCATGCACTTTATGAACCCTGTACCAGTCATGAAGTTGGTAGAGGTGATTAATGGCTACCTGACTAGTAAGGAAACAACCGATGCAATCGTAAAGCTATCAGAAGCGGTTTCGAAGATTCCTGTACCAGCAAACGATTATCCAGGCTTTGTAGCCAACCGTATCCTGATGCCGATGATCAACGAGGCGATTCTTTCGCTTCAAAATGGTGTAGCTGGCGTGATGGAAATTGACCAGATTATGAAATTGGGTATGGCGCACCCAATGGGACCGCTACAATTGGCTGACTTTATTGGATTGGATGTTTGTCTTTCGATTATGCGTGTATTGCAAGACGGCTTAGGTGATGACAAATACGCTCCGGCTCCATTATTGGTCAATATGGTAACAGCAGGTCACAAAGGTGTGAAATCAGGCAAAGGTTTCTATGACTGGACTCATGGAACAAAAGACTTGGTAGTAGCTGACCAGTTTAAAAAATAAATACTAGGGTACAGCAGCTAGAAAATAGAATTTTATAAAAGCATAAAGGTAAGGTCATAGTGTCTTGCTTTTATGCTTTTTTATTTTAACTATTTTATGGGGCATAAGAGTATATATACTGAGACTTTAGAGAAAAACTAATTCATAAATGGGAGATCGTTTTATTAGAATTTGTCCTGAAAAAGAAGTAACAGCCCCAAAAGAAAAGGCTCAAAAGATATTGAAGTGGTTGCATTCTGAAAACCTGTTTTCTGAAGATTTATCAGATTGTGTTTATGGAGGACTTGGGTATAGGCCAAAGGAAAACTTAGAACATTATATTGTTGAAAAAGGGGAGGCATTAGATGTTATAGATAATCAATTTGGAGGATTAATAATTGAATACGAAAGAATGATATATGATGGGTATCAGTATTCAGCACTATTATCTGCGACCTGTCCTAAATGTAATAAGGATTACTTAGAAGGAATTGACTATGATAAAATTGTAAATGGTGAACTAGAAGGAAAGTATAAATTAGATTATGAATATGTCAGTGGATGTGTAGATAGTTGGATGGATAATCCTGAAGCAACTATTTTATGTAAAAATTGTAAAACCATTTCAAGAGTAGTGGATTTTGAGTTTCAGGAGAATATGTGCCTGACAAATCTTTCATTTACATTTTGGCATATTCTGTCCTTGAATGACCAATTTCTATTGAAATTTGAAGAAATTCTGGATGAAAAAGTAGTTAAGATATTTGGCAAGCTATAGATAGATTAGACTGTATTTACTAAAAAAAGAAACCCCAGACATTGCTGTCCGGGGTTCTTTATATGCTTTAATCACAAATGTGATTACTTACCTTCGTTACCGTCGTTCATTTGATCTTTCAGCTTAGCAAGCGCATCCAGATCACCTAGAGTAGTTGAAGCTTGGTCTGCAGGTGCTGTAGCTGGTTTACCAGCTGCGCCTTCCTTCTTCTTCTTAGGAGCTGCAGGCTTCTTCTCGAACTCTTTGTAAGTGTGAACGTGTGACAGAGAGATCTTCTTGTCATCTTTAGAGAACTCAAGTACTTTGAAGTCCAGTGTCTCACCAGTTTCTGGTGTAGAGCCGTCTTCTTTCTTCAGGTTCTTGTTCAGACAGAATCCTTCGATACCGAACTGAAGCTCAACAATAGCACCTTTGTCTGTTTTGTTCACGATTGTACCTTGGTGTACAGATTCTTTCGTGAATACAGTTTCGAAGTGCTCCCAAGGGTTCTCCTCAAGTTGTTTGTGGCCCAGTGCCAGTCTTCTTTGTTCTGGATCGATTTCCAGTACCATTACTTCCAGTTCGTTACCAACTTTAGTGAACTCAGATGGGTGTTTCACCTTCTTAGTCCATGACAGGTCAGAAACGTGTACCAGACCGTCGATACCTTCCTCAAGCTCGATGAACAGACCGAAGTTTGTCAGGTTTCTAACCACACCTTTGTGCTTAGTACCGATAGCGTACTTCTCGATCAGGTCTTTTTGAGTCCAAGGATCCTCAGTCAGTTGCTTGATACCCAGAGACATCTTTCTTTCTTCTCTGTCGATAGTCAATACTACAGCCTCAAGCTCGTTGCCAACCTTGATGAAGTCTTGAGGGTTTCTCAAGTGCTGTGACCATGACATTTCAGAAACGTGGATCAGACCTTCAACACCTGGAGTGATCTCCAAGAATGCACCGTAGTCAGCCACGTTAACGATTTTACCTTTCACTTTCGCGCCTACGTCGATAGTTTCAGGCAGAGAGTCCCATGGATGAGGAGTCAGCTGCTTCATACCCAATGAGATACGTTTTTTCGCATCGTCGAAGTCCAGTACTACAACGTTCACCTTTTGGTCTAGTTTCAGTACCTCCTCTGGGTGAGAGATTCTTCCCCATGAAATATCTGTAATGTGAAGCAGGCCGTCTACGCCACCAAGGTCGATGAACACACCGAAGTTTGTCATGTTCTTGATAACGCCTTCCAGTACCTGACCTCTTTCCAGGTTGTTCAGGATCTTTTGCTTTTGCTCTTCCAGATCTTTTTCGATCAGGATCTTGTGAGAAACTACTACGTTATCGTTAGCGTAGTTGATTTTCACAACTTTCAGTTCCATGCGCTTACCAACGAATACGTCGAAGTCACGGATAGGCTTCACGTCAATTTGTGAACCTGGCAGGAATGACTCAATTCCGAAGATGTCAACGATCAGACCACCTTTAGTTCTTCTCTTAACAATACCTTCGATAACTTTATCTTCATCCAATGCATTTTGGATGTGCTCCCAAGCCTTAACGATTTTCGCTTTCTTACGAGAAAGGATCAGCTGGCCTTGTGCGTCCTCTTGGTTTTCAATGAAAACTTCGATTTCGTCACCTACTTTCAGGTCCTCAACGTCACGGAATTCGTTCAGTGGAACCAGACCATCTGACTTGAAGCCAATGTTCAGGACTACATCACGGTCAGTGATAGATACAACAGTACCAGTCACTACTTCTTTTTCTTGGATTTCGTTGAGTGTACCTTCGTACATTGCCTCCAATTTGGCTTTTTCCTCAGCCGAATAACCATCGCC is a window from the Limibacter armeniacum genome containing:
- a CDS encoding class I SAM-dependent methyltransferase, whose protein sequence is MCNRNKAKPDSFYSRIFASLYNPFMNSMEERILARWRKKILYTQKGNILEIGAGTGNNFQFYDSEAEVIACEPSKEMLRYAKFKINAEVITNVTLVHAAIGDDVLEDYVPEGGFDAIVFTLVLCTIPDIEDAIQKAKKWLHPDGKLLVLEHIHDRDSWKGTFQKVIQPLWFYIAEGCDLTRNTDQILKKNGFTPIWERYFYHVLPFYCACLRKQD
- a CDS encoding 3-hydroxyacyl-CoA dehydrogenase family protein, whose product is MKNIAVIGSGTMGNGIAHVFAQHGFNVNLIDISESALEKAVATIAKNLDRQVAKGKIDEATKTNALNNISTFTLMGEGVKDADLVVEAATENVEIKLNIFRDLDKLCKPEAILASNTSSISITKIASVTERPEKVIGMHFMNPVPVMKLVEVINGYLTSKETTDAIVKLSEAVSKIPVPANDYPGFVANRILMPMINEAILSLQNGVAGVMEIDQIMKLGMAHPMGPLQLADFIGLDVCLSIMRVLQDGLGDDKYAPAPLLVNMVTAGHKGVKSGKGFYDWTHGTKDLVVADQFKK
- a CDS encoding FUSC family membrane protein — translated: MNRIKDFLNSSYLSFGFRMTVSILIPVIWGYYQGYLTQSIAVSLGVVATGTSDSPGSISQKTKGLLFSMLYIFVSVVLVGWASSFPWFLSVVLFVLCLFYGMFAIFGNRAAVIGNSVLLSVCFSLSRTMSFQQSVQFASLLVLGGLVYLLLTVLLWRIRPFKAVQQALGAGYMEAGKYLHLKASFYDEVKQEEPKQQQLIQQQGKVAESVDHIRVLLLSRRSAIQGTTRIGRALVHMLRTLVDIHEMSMAVHKHYDQLYGQFKGKGILMEYKSLLEGFGDELILIGRAIANAEPYELTKNYDNEIKGIKQKVDELKDKGITKDDVSGFLALKNILRNCSQLALMLKQCANYTLLDDADLPSQHPSSDFSRFVPRNKIGWEVFFNNLNMKSIHFRHGLRLGITVSLTYLFCYILKVPQGYWVLLTLIVIMKPSFSITKKRTIQRIIGTVVGGAVAVLLLAVVHDKTLMLMLIVSCTFGTFVFIGYNYTVGVIFITPFVLMLFSLLDPAGHSLTAVRIEDTLIGGAIAFASSYLIFPAWEYRNMPEHLAKIVRANKMYFVEVVNLYTAEQFSKEEYKLVRKDAHLSNANLSAAFQSMLNEPGHVQRNKTQVYGLVVINQSLSAHIATLAIYSETLADKYAFEELKPIKEFVEESLSHVEQRLLGKEVSYRGDKSELDEPLFRLTNKIEELTDLRMQELQKGGHETPTMYELSDYLLVKDQLSYIVQLTDDLYHLSAKL
- the rpsA gene encoding 30S ribosomal protein S1 — its product is MAENQDFNWDELESVGFGDGYSAEEKAKLEAMYEGTLNEIQEKEVVTGTVVSITDRDVVLNIGFKSDGLVPLNEFRDVEDLKVGDEIEVFIENQEDAQGQLILSRKKAKIVKAWEHIQNALDEDKVIEGIVKRRTKGGLIVDIFGIESFLPGSQIDVKPIRDFDVFVGKRMELKVVKINYANDNVVVSHKILIEKDLEEQKQKILNNLERGQVLEGVIKNMTNFGVFIDLGGVDGLLHITDISWGRISHPEEVLKLDQKVNVVVLDFDDAKKRISLGMKQLTPHPWDSLPETIDVGAKVKGKIVNVADYGAFLEITPGVEGLIHVSEMSWSQHLRNPQDFIKVGNELEAVVLTIDREERKMSLGIKQLTEDPWTQKDLIEKYAIGTKHKGVVRNLTNFGLFIELEEGIDGLVHVSDLSWTKKVKHPSEFTKVGNELEVMVLEIDPEQRRLALGHKQLEENPWEHFETVFTKESVHQGTIVNKTDKGAIVELQFGIEGFCLNKNLKKEDGSTPETGETLDFKVLEFSKDDKKISLSHVHTYKEFEKKPAAPKKKKEGAAGKPATAPADQASTTLGDLDALAKLKDQMNDGNEGK